A window from Pseudomonas moraviensis encodes these proteins:
- a CDS encoding DUF3426 domain-containing protein: MTDSFVTQCPHCQTSFRVNHAQLSVARGVVRCGSCLQVFNAAKQLLEQHAGKDTVTPVASPLPEAPTSVSVAPTIDDTPAPRAISQKQWSASELDLDSLDLDEELARLEQREIQPVAEFGRAREESLSARRDSPEPDEGTWPDSLFSEPAEERSAAPDIEPDIDEIETLEPERTEPSLSLEPVDLDDEPPIPQLRLHDPINPNARRERLSASDDSEDDDLPLITSPRKKRERAEPGVRAEVLQDLTDDPLQLDWQQRRSPWGRRLLWLVLVVLAAGGLAAQYIAYHFEELARQDQYRPWFQQICPQIGCTVPSKVDIGKIKSSNLVVRSHPEFSGALVVDAIIYNRATFSQPFPLLELRFADLNGHLIASRRFKPGEYLSGDLEGLAEMPPQTPIHIALDILDPGPKAVNYSLNFHSPE, translated from the coding sequence ATGACCGACAGTTTCGTCACCCAGTGCCCGCATTGCCAGACCAGCTTCCGCGTCAACCATGCGCAATTGAGCGTGGCGCGCGGCGTGGTTCGTTGCGGCTCCTGCCTGCAAGTGTTCAATGCTGCCAAGCAGCTGCTCGAGCAACATGCCGGCAAGGACACGGTGACGCCGGTCGCGTCGCCACTGCCTGAAGCGCCAACATCCGTCAGCGTTGCACCGACCATCGATGACACGCCTGCGCCGCGCGCCATCAGTCAAAAGCAGTGGAGCGCGTCCGAACTCGACCTGGACAGCCTCGATCTGGACGAAGAACTCGCCCGCCTTGAACAGCGCGAAATCCAGCCGGTCGCCGAGTTCGGCCGTGCCCGCGAAGAGTCCTTGAGCGCGCGGCGCGACAGCCCGGAACCCGACGAGGGGACATGGCCCGACAGCCTGTTCAGCGAGCCTGCCGAGGAGCGCAGCGCCGCGCCGGATATCGAGCCGGATATCGACGAGATTGAAACCCTCGAACCCGAGCGCACCGAACCGTCGTTGTCACTGGAGCCAGTGGACCTGGACGACGAGCCGCCGATCCCGCAACTGCGCCTGCACGACCCGATCAATCCCAACGCCCGCCGTGAACGCTTGTCGGCCAGCGACGACAGCGAGGACGACGATCTGCCGTTGATTACCTCGCCGCGCAAGAAACGTGAACGGGCCGAGCCCGGCGTGCGCGCCGAAGTCCTGCAGGATCTGACCGACGACCCGCTGCAACTGGACTGGCAGCAACGTCGCTCGCCCTGGGGCCGGCGTCTGCTCTGGCTGGTGCTGGTGGTGTTGGCGGCCGGCGGGCTTGCCGCTCAGTACATCGCCTATCATTTCGAGGAACTGGCGCGGCAGGATCAATACCGCCCATGGTTTCAGCAGATCTGTCCGCAGATCGGCTGCACCGTGCCCTCCAAAGTCGATATCGGCAAAATCAAGAGCAGCAACCTGGTGGTGCGCAGCCATCCGGAATTCAGCGGAGCGCTGGTGGTCGATGCGATCATTTATAACCGTGCGACGTTTTCCCAGCCGTTTCCGTTGCTCGAGTTGCGTTTTGCCGACCTCAACGGTCACCTGATCGCCAGTCGTCGCTTCAAGCCCGGCGAGTACCTGAGCGGCGATCTTGAGGGTCTGGCGGAAATGCCGCCGCAGACGCCGATCCACATCGCCCTGGATATTCTCGATCCGGGGCCGAAAGCGGTG
- the prmA gene encoding 50S ribosomal protein L11 methyltransferase produces the protein MPWLQVRLAITPEQAETYEDAFLEVGAVSVTFMDAEDQPIFEPELNTTPLWSHTHLLALFEGGTEPEPVLAHLELLTGSPLPEHHSEVIEDQDWERSWMDGFEPMRFGQRLWIVPSWHAAPEPDAVNLLLDPGLAFGTGTHPTTALCLEWLDGQDLKDCHVLDFGCGSGILAIAALLLGAKQAVGTDIDVQALEASRDNAGRNNIADELFPLYLPEDLPQVQADVLVANILAGPLVSLAPQLSSLVKSGGRLALSGILAEQGEEVAAAYAQDFELDPIANRDGWVRITGRRR, from the coding sequence ATGCCTTGGCTGCAAGTCCGTCTCGCCATCACCCCGGAACAAGCCGAAACCTATGAGGACGCGTTCCTCGAAGTCGGCGCCGTGTCGGTGACTTTCATGGACGCCGAAGACCAGCCGATCTTCGAACCGGAACTCAACACCACGCCGCTGTGGTCGCACACCCACTTGCTGGCGCTGTTCGAAGGCGGCACCGAACCGGAGCCGGTGCTGGCTCACCTGGAGTTGCTGACCGGCAGCCCGTTGCCCGAGCACCACAGCGAAGTCATCGAAGACCAGGACTGGGAACGCAGCTGGATGGACGGTTTCGAGCCAATGCGCTTCGGCCAGCGCCTGTGGATCGTGCCGAGCTGGCACGCCGCGCCTGAGCCTGACGCGGTCAACCTGTTGCTGGACCCGGGCCTCGCGTTCGGCACCGGCACCCACCCGACCACCGCGCTGTGCCTGGAATGGCTCGATGGCCAGGATCTGAAAGACTGCCACGTGCTGGATTTCGGCTGCGGCTCGGGGATTCTGGCGATTGCCGCTCTGCTGCTCGGCGCCAAACAAGCCGTGGGCACCGACATCGACGTGCAGGCGCTGGAAGCCTCGCGCGACAACGCCGGGCGCAACAACATCGCCGATGAGCTGTTCCCGCTGTACCTGCCGGAAGATCTGCCGCAGGTCCAGGCCGACGTGCTGGTCGCCAATATTCTCGCCGGCCCGCTGGTGTCGCTGGCGCCGCAACTGTCCAGCCTGGTCAAGAGCGGCGGGCGCCTGGCGCTGTCGGGCATCCTCGCCGAACAGGGTGAAGAAGTCGCCGCTGCCTATGCGCAGGACTTTGAGCTCGACCCGATTGCCAATCGCGATGGCTGGGTGCGCATCACCGGGCGTCGGCGCTAA
- a CDS encoding type III effector 1, with protein sequence MAGEQAIVEEKPPEAAAPTGTAQEILLRITRWQVIIDKRLSSQLTLLEAMEDFALTELRGHYPHGNIDPGFVLAVLDAILQKIIDGKPLMYLAIRDAPYRWPGAADRGLPPGHRQAVIQTVDSVSVHFLEQYKKYLRAHWETKGQEAAFDQLVLRKLRRYVDDIDALFHPDRLAELTPDRLRRQIEKVQERGARRYRLTALATGAEKKRLEAQSYAQLPHWLRVLNDPERARLRGYQEQTSLARAALDDLLEGYGSLRAYARQQALDYIRLKLDMEVEPDRIDVRLKWRSAVGEPTQKRSLSELLAAGPIGTDFASVLEVTSAPSRRNQPLEPAFIADMLAGQDYPVGYLRALTAQYEREDVHKALIDWFIARLRQSAFVARCAGYLAVDDHDRLESLWAGEAMDESLRVAALALPNGMQCADFLVFYREKAAPAVTDLLLYAPNKPDGQEWVRLPSLAALTGEVWGWTQSESGREYLLQQLSPTAHRQAREYLVAVAADPGRWGMSSDIRRAPMLFAECVEAAVKMGLAKNLQQVEEDNSLRWSSTQAPDARRRLSSLNQELVVHQQVFNEWLGGFEVFVDFARRTVAAEIAPYLRSKQVLEPVDPATVLIDYSAGIVDRRKQSVASLLDLAIYGYDDNAGIDHPKKGVRSSVGQDLSQVRSADLALYLRRAWLGEKYASEIRGRYLDARDAAYEPRRFAYRNVLLSKMDRDLRVARSQARLSDAVYSALVRQVSLLSQLPAPGKPLRGASMVSSDGVFRFTVRSHVVLGVYVFTCFDPEPSWWLYTPDAPDDLTLRPYQSLHGDIAGALHDYLLARTPVAARNTVSRALYAIAARKQRVDTLYEAQRVSDARSEFNAYIERTVTDVEDITTSRAEMIERQVVKGLMFGAAPFCMVFPPFALLLDVVFIAVSAGQAVAAHLEGDVEGALGHWLEASWGALFAMVGAGGTVKLLGRSVSNLKHTMRPVSLLTERLSSVAPVRKETLPAVREVRFRARQAVSRKPNDLQQVTEEGVFFGTWRSPPMTPQAQPTYYIRNRGKYFQVRENPHFDGLSLVDARRPAAIYQKPVRLTTSGKWTHDRVGLRGGDDQVRNLGHVTNLRNAFPGRVEPVLNRGALQGEALVAKFVAGSRDNYLFSLNAQTCVIASIYNPTTKVGAVIHFDHNIRTLIKDTVKDTMARLGGSSKEVRVTLVGGDWLTGTDIGGTVRTVLRQEGLKPTWDYWSYSSCLGNNYAVSLNLDSGVSTVFKTSASQVERLYSPVLQRASHASDPVSRRAQVFMARFRRKPLHEDASGAVVDQNGRRATPEMIQEQAFTLVSMN encoded by the coding sequence ATGGCGGGTGAACAAGCGATTGTAGAAGAAAAACCACCGGAAGCCGCTGCGCCCACAGGAACGGCCCAGGAGATTCTCCTGCGGATCACGCGTTGGCAGGTGATCATCGACAAGCGCCTGAGCAGTCAGCTGACCTTATTGGAGGCCATGGAAGATTTCGCCTTGACCGAGCTGCGCGGTCATTACCCGCACGGCAATATCGACCCGGGGTTCGTGCTGGCTGTGCTGGATGCGATCCTGCAAAAAATCATCGACGGCAAACCGCTGATGTACCTGGCGATCCGTGACGCTCCGTACCGCTGGCCGGGCGCTGCTGATCGGGGATTGCCGCCCGGCCATCGCCAAGCGGTCATCCAGACCGTGGACAGCGTTTCTGTGCATTTCCTTGAGCAATACAAAAAATACCTGCGAGCACACTGGGAAACCAAAGGCCAGGAGGCTGCGTTCGATCAGTTGGTCCTGCGCAAGTTGCGGCGTTATGTCGACGACATCGACGCGCTGTTTCACCCGGATCGTCTCGCGGAACTGACGCCGGATCGATTGCGCAGGCAGATCGAAAAGGTTCAGGAGCGAGGCGCGCGCCGCTATCGGTTGACCGCGCTGGCAACGGGCGCGGAAAAGAAGCGGCTCGAAGCACAGTCATACGCGCAGTTGCCACATTGGTTGCGAGTGCTGAACGACCCGGAGCGTGCGAGGTTGCGCGGTTATCAAGAGCAGACGTCGCTGGCCCGGGCAGCGCTCGATGATCTGCTGGAAGGCTACGGTTCGTTGCGCGCCTATGCCCGGCAACAGGCGCTTGACTACATCAGGCTCAAACTCGACATGGAGGTGGAACCGGACCGGATCGACGTCCGCCTGAAATGGCGTTCAGCGGTCGGTGAGCCGACGCAGAAGCGCAGTCTGAGCGAGTTGCTCGCGGCGGGGCCGATCGGTACTGATTTCGCTAGTGTTCTGGAAGTCACCAGTGCTCCTTCGCGACGCAATCAGCCGCTGGAACCGGCATTCATCGCCGACATGCTGGCCGGCCAGGATTATCCGGTCGGCTACCTGCGCGCCCTCACCGCACAGTATGAGCGCGAGGATGTACACAAAGCCTTGATCGACTGGTTTATCGCGCGACTCAGGCAAAGCGCGTTCGTTGCGCGTTGTGCGGGGTATCTGGCGGTCGACGACCATGATCGTCTCGAATCGCTGTGGGCCGGGGAGGCCATGGATGAATCCTTGCGCGTCGCCGCACTGGCGTTACCCAATGGCATGCAGTGTGCCGACTTTCTGGTGTTTTACCGAGAAAAGGCTGCACCAGCGGTAACTGATCTGCTGCTGTACGCGCCAAACAAACCAGACGGCCAGGAGTGGGTGCGCCTGCCTTCGCTAGCGGCATTGACCGGAGAGGTCTGGGGCTGGACGCAGAGCGAGTCCGGTCGCGAATACCTTTTGCAGCAGCTTTCCCCCACTGCCCATCGTCAGGCCCGTGAGTACCTGGTCGCCGTGGCTGCCGACCCTGGCCGGTGGGGGATGAGCAGTGACATCCGCCGTGCGCCCATGCTGTTTGCTGAATGCGTCGAAGCGGCGGTAAAAATGGGCCTGGCGAAAAACCTGCAGCAGGTTGAAGAGGACAACTCGCTTCGCTGGTCCTCGACGCAGGCCCCGGATGCGCGCCGACGCCTCAGCAGCCTGAATCAGGAGCTGGTTGTCCATCAGCAGGTCTTCAATGAGTGGCTGGGCGGTTTCGAAGTCTTTGTCGACTTCGCCAGGCGCACGGTTGCCGCAGAGATCGCGCCTTATTTGCGCAGCAAACAGGTACTGGAACCGGTCGACCCGGCCACCGTGTTGATCGATTACAGCGCCGGCATCGTCGATCGCAGGAAGCAATCGGTCGCCAGCCTGCTCGACCTGGCGATCTACGGCTACGACGACAACGCCGGTATCGACCATCCGAAGAAAGGCGTGCGCTCCTCCGTTGGCCAGGATTTGAGTCAGGTGCGCAGCGCTGATCTGGCGCTGTATCTGCGCCGGGCGTGGCTGGGTGAAAAGTATGCCAGCGAGATCCGCGGCAGGTATCTCGACGCTCGCGATGCTGCCTATGAGCCGCGTCGCTTCGCCTACCGTAACGTGCTGCTGTCGAAAATGGACCGTGATTTGCGCGTCGCCAGAAGTCAGGCGCGGTTAAGCGACGCGGTTTATTCGGCGCTGGTCCGTCAGGTATCGCTGTTGAGTCAGCTGCCAGCGCCGGGCAAGCCTTTGCGGGGCGCGAGCATGGTCAGCAGTGACGGTGTTTTCAGATTCACCGTGCGCAGCCACGTTGTGCTTGGGGTCTACGTTTTCACCTGTTTCGATCCCGAACCGTCCTGGTGGCTGTACACGCCGGATGCTCCCGATGATCTGACGCTGCGCCCGTATCAGTCACTGCATGGCGACATCGCCGGTGCATTGCATGATTATCTGCTCGCGCGCACGCCGGTTGCTGCGCGCAACACTGTTTCGCGTGCCCTGTATGCGATAGCGGCAAGAAAACAGCGCGTCGATACGCTGTACGAAGCACAGCGCGTGAGTGATGCCCGCAGCGAGTTCAACGCCTACATCGAGCGCACCGTCACGGATGTGGAGGACATCACCACCAGCCGGGCAGAAATGATCGAGAGACAGGTTGTCAAAGGACTGATGTTCGGCGCCGCACCGTTTTGCATGGTGTTTCCGCCCTTTGCCTTGCTACTGGATGTCGTGTTCATTGCCGTCAGCGCCGGTCAGGCCGTCGCGGCGCATCTGGAAGGCGATGTCGAGGGCGCGCTCGGCCACTGGCTCGAGGCATCGTGGGGCGCCCTGTTTGCCATGGTCGGCGCCGGCGGTACGGTCAAGCTGCTCGGGCGTTCGGTCAGCAATCTGAAGCACACGATGCGACCGGTCTCATTGCTCACCGAGCGTCTGAGCAGCGTGGCTCCTGTTCGCAAGGAAACGCTGCCGGCGGTTCGCGAGGTGCGTTTTCGTGCCAGGCAGGCCGTCAGCAGAAAACCGAATGATTTGCAGCAGGTCACTGAAGAAGGTGTCTTTTTTGGCACATGGCGCAGTCCGCCCATGACTCCACAGGCTCAACCGACCTATTACATCCGCAACAGGGGCAAGTATTTCCAGGTCAGGGAAAACCCGCATTTCGATGGTCTCAGCCTGGTCGATGCCCGGCGGCCCGCAGCGATTTATCAAAAACCGGTACGACTGACCACGAGCGGCAAATGGACGCACGATCGCGTCGGGTTGCGCGGCGGCGATGATCAGGTGCGCAATCTTGGCCATGTGACCAATCTGCGCAATGCGTTTCCCGGGCGCGTCGAACCGGTGCTTAACCGTGGCGCGTTGCAGGGCGAAGCCCTGGTGGCGAAGTTTGTCGCCGGCTCGCGGGACAATTACCTGTTTTCGCTGAATGCGCAAACCTGCGTGATTGCCTCGATCTACAACCCGACGACAAAGGTCGGCGCTGTCATTCATTTCGATCACAACATTCGCACGCTGATCAAAGACACGGTCAAGGATACGATGGCGCGTCTGGGAGGCTCGAGCAAAGAGGTTCGGGTCACGCTGGTCGGCGGTGACTGGCTGACCGGGACCGACATCGGTGGGACGGTCAGGACAGTATTGCGTCAAGAGGGGCTGAAGCCGACGTGGGACTACTGGTCGTATTCTTCCTGTCTGGGCAATAACTATGCAGTGTCGTTGAATCTCGATAGCGGTGTTTCGACCGTGTTCAAGACATCCGCCAGTCAGGTCGAACGCCTGTATTCGCCGGTTTTGCAGCGGGCGAGCCATGCCAGCGATCCGGTGTCCAGACGCGCACAGGTATTCATGGCGCGGTTTCGGCGAAAGCCGTTGCACGAGGATGCCTCTGGCGCCGTGGTCGACCAGAACGGGCGCCGGGCAACTCCCGAGATGATTCAGGAGCAGGCTTTTACCTTGGTATCGATGAACTGA
- the accC gene encoding acetyl-CoA carboxylase biotin carboxylase subunit — MTAKLEKVLIANRGEIALRILRACKEMGIKTVAVYSKADKELMHLGLADESVCIGPASAAQSYLHIPAIIAAAEVTGATAIHPGYGFLAENADFAEQVENSGFAFIGPKADTIRLMGDKVSAKHAMIEAGVPTVPGSDGPLPEDEETALRIGREVGYPVIIKAAGGGGGRGMRVVHKEEDLIASAKLTRSEAGAAFGNPMVYLEKFLTNPRHVEVQVLSDGQGHAIHLGDRDCSLQRRHQKVLEEAPAPGIDEKARQEVLARCVKACIDIGYRGAGTFEFLYENGRFYFIEMNTRVQVEHPVSEMVTGIDIVKEMLSIAAGNKLSFTQDDVVIRGHSLECRINAEDPKTFMPSPGTVKHFHAPGGNGVRVDSHLYSGYAVPPNYDSLIGKLITYGATRDEAMARMRNALDEIVVDGIKTNIPLHRDLVRDEGFCKGGVNIHYLEHKLAKQS; from the coding sequence ATGACTGCGAAGTTGGAAAAAGTTCTGATCGCTAACCGCGGTGAGATCGCCCTGCGGATTCTGCGTGCCTGCAAAGAGATGGGCATCAAGACCGTCGCCGTTTACTCCAAGGCCGACAAAGAGCTGATGCACCTGGGTCTGGCAGACGAATCCGTCTGCATCGGCCCGGCGTCCGCCGCTCAGTCTTACCTGCACATCCCGGCCATCATCGCTGCCGCTGAAGTGACCGGCGCTACCGCCATTCACCCAGGCTACGGTTTCCTCGCGGAAAACGCCGATTTTGCCGAGCAGGTCGAGAACTCCGGCTTCGCCTTCATCGGCCCGAAAGCCGACACCATCCGCCTGATGGGCGACAAGGTATCGGCCAAGCACGCGATGATCGAAGCAGGCGTACCCACCGTTCCAGGCTCCGACGGCCCACTGCCGGAAGACGAAGAGACGGCGCTGCGCATCGGTCGCGAAGTCGGCTACCCGGTGATCATCAAGGCCGCCGGTGGCGGTGGTGGTCGCGGCATGCGTGTGGTGCACAAGGAAGAAGACCTGATCGCCTCGGCGAAACTGACCCGCTCCGAAGCAGGCGCGGCGTTCGGCAACCCGATGGTCTATCTGGAAAAATTCCTCACCAATCCACGTCACGTCGAAGTGCAGGTCCTGTCCGACGGCCAGGGCCACGCCATCCATCTGGGCGACCGCGACTGCTCGCTGCAGCGTCGTCACCAGAAGGTTCTCGAAGAAGCGCCGGCACCGGGCATCGATGAGAAGGCCCGTCAGGAAGTCCTGGCTCGCTGCGTCAAGGCGTGCATCGACATCGGCTACCGTGGCGCCGGCACCTTCGAGTTCCTCTACGAGAACGGTCGTTTCTACTTCATCGAAATGAACACCCGTGTTCAGGTGGAGCACCCGGTTTCGGAGATGGTCACCGGTATCGACATCGTCAAGGAGATGCTCAGCATCGCCGCTGGCAACAAGCTGTCGTTCACTCAGGATGACGTGGTCATCCGCGGTCACTCGCTGGAGTGCCGGATCAACGCTGAAGATCCGAAGACCTTCATGCCGAGCCCGGGCACCGTCAAGCATTTCCACGCCCCAGGCGGCAACGGCGTCCGCGTCGATTCGCACCTGTACAGCGGTTATGCCGTGCCACCGAACTACGACTCGCTGATCGGCAAGCTGATCACTTACGGCGCAACCCGCGACGAAGCCATGGCACGCATGCGCAACGCCCTGGACGAAATCGTGGTCGACGGGATCAAGACCAACATCCCGCTGCACCGTGATCTGGTTCGTGACGAAGGCTTCTGCAAAGGTGGTGTGAACATTCACTACCTCGAGCACAAGCTGGCCAAGCAGTCGTAA
- the accB gene encoding acetyl-CoA carboxylase biotin carboxyl carrier protein produces the protein MDIRKVKKLIELLEESGIDELEIKEGEESVRISRHSKTPAQQYYAPAPMQAPAAAPAAAPVAAAAPAAAAAPALNGTVARSPMVGTFYRKSSPTSPAFVEVGQTVKKGDTLCIVEAMKMMNHIEAETSGVIESILVEDGQPVEYDQPLFTIV, from the coding sequence ATGGATATCCGTAAAGTTAAGAAACTGATCGAATTGCTGGAAGAGTCCGGCATCGACGAGCTCGAGATCAAGGAAGGCGAAGAGTCCGTACGCATCAGCCGCCATAGCAAGACCCCGGCGCAGCAGTACTACGCGCCAGCCCCGATGCAGGCTCCGGCCGCTGCCCCTGCTGCCGCGCCAGTCGCCGCCGCTGCTCCGGCTGCCGCTGCTGCACCCGCGCTGAACGGCACCGTTGCCCGTTCGCCGATGGTCGGCACCTTCTACCGTAAATCTTCGCCAACCTCGCCAGCCTTCGTTGAAGTCGGCCAGACCGTGAAGAAAGGCGACACCCTGTGCATCGTCGAAGCCATGAAGATGATGAACCACATCGAAGCTGAAACCAGCGGTGTGATCGAATCCATCCTCGTCGAAGACGGCCAGCCGGTTGAGTACGACCAACCGCTGTTCACCATCGTTTGA
- the aroQ gene encoding type II 3-dehydroquinate dehydratase, with protein MATLLVLHGPNLNLLGTREPGTYGSTTLAQINQDLERRAREAGHHLLHLQSNAEYELIDRIHAARDEGVDFILINPAAFTHTSVALRDALLGVSIPFIEVHLSNVHKREPFRHHSYFSDVAVGVICGLGASGYRLALEAALEQLEHQAIRP; from the coding sequence ATGGCGACGCTACTGGTGCTGCACGGCCCCAACCTGAACCTGCTCGGCACCCGGGAACCGGGGACCTATGGGTCGACGACCCTGGCGCAGATCAATCAGGATCTGGAGCGTCGCGCCCGTGAAGCCGGCCATCATCTGCTGCATCTGCAAAGCAACGCCGAGTACGAATTGATCGATCGCATCCACGCTGCGCGCGATGAGGGCGTGGATTTCATTCTGATCAATCCGGCGGCTTTTACGCACACAAGTGTCGCATTACGTGACGCGCTGCTGGGAGTGAGCATCCCATTCATCGAAGTGCACTTGTCCAACGTGCACAAGCGCGAACCTTTCCGCCATCACTCCTACTTCTCCGATGTAGCGGTAGGAGTGATCTGCGGCCTTGGCGCCAGCGGTTACCGACTGGCCCTGGAGGCCGCACTAGAGCAGCTTGAACACCAAGCTATACGCCCCTGA
- a CDS encoding methyl-accepting chemotaxis protein: protein MRLKLLTNLNTLLLVAVCVALGATLWWSQKALERPYLLMERYLGLSQQFQNEVARNVEDYLASGDALRLSSAAQAIDSVHKQLSELPPALADTVQPSLSSLDEFSKTDLLAAGKLAGDPQALLLQAERELSAGLDQLNTYANGNAAYLAPLLAASQHLGKLSLARDKLVSSGRSELAADVEREVDSMRAEAQAIDALPLLGVVTRTESNSDDFAALMGIESTDKAAAEDAGVGLKRELNSLLGRYPAELARTREQIQKRADLSAATHEKIASVQHAIAGLEPVVRAQHGQIQGEVRLMQGVMIGLILLIALLIDTLQRRLARTLTNLAPALSTWAEGDFSRDIQLGKTNRELHDIEASLNRLRAYLVDLVGTIRGNAEQVAGSSRTLAELSNDLHSGAEHQAGDTALIRDSLGELEATIQQVAGDARQAADASRHAGLAVEHGQAVIGQSLTGLHALVGEVQGNAQMIEHLAEESATIGGVLTVIRSIADQTNLLALNAAIEAARAGEMGRGFAVVAEEVRSLAQRTAGATAEIQTLIAGLQTAARQSVEGMRAQVEHAEATASQAQAADGALDKIVDAIQTIADTAVRIADVTAQQSGAVSEIRDHSERIHQLGGDNLLRIGQGREQGENLLVLGGRLHTAVQAFRV, encoded by the coding sequence ATGCGCCTGAAGTTGCTCACCAATCTCAACACTCTGCTGCTGGTCGCCGTCTGCGTGGCCCTTGGCGCCACGCTGTGGTGGTCGCAAAAAGCCCTGGAACGGCCCTATCTTTTGATGGAGCGGTACCTGGGGCTGTCGCAGCAATTTCAGAATGAAGTGGCGCGCAACGTCGAGGATTACCTCGCCAGCGGTGACGCGCTGCGCCTGAGCAGCGCCGCCCAGGCCATCGACAGCGTGCACAAGCAACTGAGTGAATTGCCCCCGGCGCTGGCCGACACCGTGCAGCCAAGTCTGTCGAGCCTCGATGAATTCAGCAAAACCGACCTGCTCGCCGCCGGCAAACTGGCCGGCGATCCGCAAGCCCTGCTGTTGCAGGCAGAACGCGAACTCAGCGCCGGCCTCGACCAGCTCAACACCTACGCCAATGGCAACGCCGCCTATCTCGCACCCCTGCTCGCCGCGTCGCAGCATCTGGGCAAATTGTCGCTGGCGCGGGACAAACTGGTGAGCAGCGGGCGCAGTGAGCTCGCCGCCGATGTCGAGCGCGAGGTCGACAGCATGCGCGCCGAGGCCCAGGCAATCGACGCCCTGCCCTTGCTCGGAGTGGTCACCCGCACTGAATCGAACAGTGACGATTTCGCCGCACTCATGGGCATCGAGAGCACTGATAAAGCCGCCGCCGAGGATGCCGGTGTCGGCCTCAAACGCGAACTGAACAGCTTGCTCGGCCGCTACCCGGCGGAACTGGCGCGCACTCGCGAGCAGATCCAGAAACGCGCCGATCTCAGCGCCGCCACCCACGAAAAAATCGCCAGCGTGCAACACGCCATCGCCGGCCTCGAACCGGTGGTGCGCGCGCAACACGGGCAGATCCAGGGCGAAGTGCGGCTGATGCAAGGCGTGATGATCGGCCTGATTCTGCTGATCGCCCTGCTCATCGACACCTTGCAACGGCGCCTCGCCCGCACTCTGACCAACCTCGCCCCGGCATTGTCGACCTGGGCCGAAGGCGATTTCAGTCGCGACATCCAACTGGGCAAGACCAACCGCGAACTGCACGACATCGAAGCCTCGCTCAATCGCTTGCGCGCCTATCTGGTGGATCTGGTCGGCACGATTCGCGGCAACGCCGAGCAAGTCGCGGGCAGCAGCCGTACCCTCGCCGAACTGAGCAATGACCTGCACAGCGGCGCCGAGCATCAGGCCGGTGATACCGCGCTGATCCGCGATTCGCTGGGCGAACTGGAGGCGACCATTCAGCAAGTGGCCGGCGACGCCCGCCAGGCTGCCGATGCCAGCCGTCATGCCGGTCTGGCTGTCGAGCATGGCCAAGCTGTGATCGGCCAGAGCCTGACCGGATTGCATGCTTTGGTCGGTGAAGTTCAGGGCAATGCGCAGATGATCGAGCACCTCGCCGAGGAGTCGGCAACTATTGGCGGCGTGCTGACGGTGATCCGCTCGATTGCTGACCAAACCAATCTGCTCGCCCTGAACGCCGCGATCGAAGCCGCTCGCGCCGGCGAGATGGGCCGGGGTTTCGCCGTGGTTGCCGAAGAAGTGCGCTCGTTGGCACAACGCACCGCCGGGGCCACGGCGGAAATCCAGACGCTGATCGCCGGCTTGCAGACCGCCGCCCGACAATCGGTTGAGGGTATGCGCGCCCAGGTCGAGCACGCCGAAGCCACGGCTAGTCAGGCGCAAGCCGCCGACGGTGCCCTGGATAAAATCGTCGACGCGATTCAGACCATCGCCGACACGGCTGTGCGCATTGCCGATGTCACCGCACAACAAAGCGGCGCGGTGAGCGAGATCCGCGATCACAGCGAGCGCATTCATCAACTGGGTGGGGATAACCTGCTGCGCATCGGCCAGGGGCGCGAACAGGGCGAGAATCTGCTGGTTCTCGGCGGCCGACTGCACACCGCCGTACAAGCCTTCCGCGTCTGA